The Teredinibacter sp. KSP-S5-2 genome includes a window with the following:
- a CDS encoding DUF3565 domain-containing protein — translation MKQTIVGYHKDEEGDWVAELECRHFQHVRNKPPFINRPWVETESGRASMLGELLNCVKCDKAEPKDH, via the coding sequence ATGAAGCAGACAATTGTGGGTTATCACAAAGACGAAGAGGGTGACTGGGTGGCAGAATTAGAGTGTCGGCATTTTCAGCATGTGCGTAATAAGCCGCCGTTTATTAATCGTCCCTGGGTGGAAACAGAATCTGGTCGGGCGTCGATGTTAGGAGAGCTGCTCAATTGTGTAAAGTGCGATAAGGCTGAGCCTAAAGATCACTGA
- a CDS encoding VWA domain-containing protein, with amino-acid sequence MKANILNKHSWKRLLGLVLALTLVTGCGEETQTKQYSQGIYLLLDTSGTYTQELSKAKQIINYMLAMMEPGDTFTVARIDSASFSEKDIVAKVVLDARPSVSNKQKREFAATIDAFVQEVKSSAYTDISGGLLQAIEHLNEASVAKKTIMIYSDLKEDLPKGYVREFDMPLDGFQVKALNVTKLRADNLNPQEYLDRVEYWRYKVEQGGGRWTVINDLDKPEAITL; translated from the coding sequence ATGAAAGCAAATATCCTAAACAAACACAGTTGGAAGCGGCTACTCGGTTTAGTTCTTGCTCTTACCCTTGTGACAGGTTGTGGCGAAGAAACCCAAACCAAGCAGTATTCGCAGGGCATCTATTTGTTGCTGGATACCTCCGGGACATACACCCAGGAGCTATCCAAAGCCAAACAGATCATCAACTACATGTTAGCCATGATGGAACCCGGTGATACGTTTACTGTGGCACGCATAGACAGCGCCAGCTTCAGCGAAAAAGACATTGTTGCCAAAGTAGTTCTGGATGCCCGCCCCTCTGTTTCCAACAAACAAAAACGGGAGTTCGCAGCCACGATAGACGCCTTTGTTCAAGAGGTAAAAAGCAGCGCCTATACCGATATTTCCGGCGGTTTGCTTCAAGCAATTGAACATCTGAACGAAGCCAGTGTGGCAAAAAAAACCATTATGATCTATTCCGATCTGAAGGAAGATCTACCCAAAGGGTATGTTCGTGAATTTGATATGCCCCTGGACGGGTTTCAGGTAAAAGCACTAAACGTCACCAAACTGCGTGCGGATAACCTGAACCCCCAGGAATACCTGGATCGAGTGGAATACTGGCGCTACAAAGTCGAGCAAGGAGGCGGTCGGTGGACAGTGATTAACGACCTCGACAAACCCGAAGCGATAACTCTGTAA
- a CDS encoding serine hydrolase, giving the protein MLGKIIKVFINPSLLLAGVGLCSTLSYALDRSQVDGYYNEPTNYVIPKGANGILWDYTSTEPASNWNTSAFDSSSWLTGTAGFYSGGASPGDTQSTPWPANASTLWLRGTFNVTAEQIPNLMLWARWDDYVTIYINGVEATYVKQWSHTYRYLGISDEARNTLVAGQNTIAVKVEDTGGGKYFDLGFVLEEKMANIPASGFTLNPELDVLTTYVQDQMSKFGVSAGSLSVGIHSGTQSEIIYSYGFGYMDKEFTRPTQNDAVFRMASLDKVIASDAIQKMINDGVTNPATNTPITNSTPIFPMLANLGLTPLPGTTLDYRTNNITVGNVRDHLAWFPDNLPDGSASYYQQLGVTADTITARDNMRWLYSQPLRNDPGTLPAGWTRPYSNSGYTLLRYTIDEVNTGGILSYLRNGLFFQDQDIFVAHERLNERVYYSNNELREPWYATFETPTDRWVHLDDELGLASTTSAYASFRQHAHNDSTYNTRGIRFWGGFSGTATVVFAMEPVPGTLVTYAAFFNQGTMPMNEYSNNVLVQPHFDGNLETLIASLPASAWTTSSSSSSSSSSSSTSSSSSGGVSCSGVQVWNSNLAYSGGTLVQYNNVKYEANWWTQNQNPEQNSGQWQVWTNLGNCQ; this is encoded by the coding sequence ATGCTAGGAAAAATAATTAAAGTATTTATTAATCCTTCACTACTCCTCGCCGGTGTTGGTTTATGCTCAACACTTTCATATGCTTTAGACCGTTCTCAAGTCGACGGCTATTACAATGAACCCACCAATTACGTTATCCCCAAAGGGGCCAATGGCATTTTGTGGGACTATACAAGTACAGAACCGGCGAGTAACTGGAATACAAGCGCATTTGATTCATCAAGCTGGTTAACAGGAACCGCCGGCTTTTATAGCGGTGGAGCATCACCTGGCGATACGCAATCAACACCCTGGCCTGCAAACGCATCCACTCTTTGGCTCCGTGGCACTTTTAACGTCACCGCAGAACAAATTCCCAATTTAATGCTTTGGGCAAGATGGGATGATTACGTCACAATTTATATTAATGGCGTTGAAGCAACATACGTTAAACAATGGTCTCATACATACCGTTATTTAGGCATATCCGACGAAGCACGTAACACACTGGTCGCAGGCCAAAATACAATTGCAGTAAAAGTAGAAGACACAGGTGGCGGTAAATATTTCGACCTGGGTTTTGTACTTGAAGAAAAAATGGCGAATATTCCCGCATCAGGTTTTACATTAAACCCTGAACTTGATGTACTCACCACCTATGTTCAAGATCAAATGAGCAAATTTGGAGTGAGCGCAGGCTCGCTTTCGGTTGGTATTCACAGCGGAACGCAATCGGAAATTATTTATTCCTACGGCTTCGGTTACATGGATAAAGAGTTCACCCGACCAACACAAAACGATGCTGTGTTTCGTATGGCCAGCTTAGATAAAGTTATCGCTAGCGATGCGATTCAAAAAATGATCAACGATGGCGTAACCAACCCGGCAACCAACACGCCAATTACCAACAGCACGCCAATTTTTCCAATGCTGGCCAACCTCGGTTTAACACCACTACCAGGTACAACACTGGATTATCGCACTAACAACATTACCGTCGGCAACGTTAGGGATCACCTTGCCTGGTTCCCGGATAACCTTCCTGATGGCAGCGCCAGTTACTACCAACAGCTCGGTGTAACCGCTGACACCATTACCGCTCGCGATAATATGCGCTGGTTATACAGCCAACCTCTACGCAATGACCCAGGCACGTTGCCCGCAGGCTGGACCAGACCATATTCCAACTCAGGCTATACATTATTGCGCTACACCATTGATGAGGTAAATACGGGAGGTATTCTCAGTTACTTACGCAACGGGCTGTTTTTCCAAGATCAGGATATTTTTGTTGCCCACGAGCGTCTGAACGAGAGAGTCTATTACAGCAATAACGAACTGCGTGAACCCTGGTATGCAACCTTTGAAACACCAACAGACCGCTGGGTTCACTTAGACGATGAACTGGGCTTAGCATCTACCACAAGTGCCTATGCTTCATTCCGACAACACGCTCACAACGATTCCACTTACAACACCCGTGGAATACGTTTCTGGGGTGGCTTTTCAGGCACCGCAACTGTAGTTTTTGCCATGGAACCTGTTCCTGGAACGTTAGTAACCTATGCGGCATTCTTTAACCAGGGCACTATGCCAATGAATGAATACAGCAACAATGTACTCGTTCAACCACACTTCGATGGAAACCTGGAAACCCTAATCGCATCACTCCCCGCTTCGGCTTGGACAACCAGCTCTTCTAGTTCTAGCTCCAGTTCTAGCTCAAGCACAAGCTCAAGTTCTTCGGGCGGTGTAAGTTGTTCCGGTGTGCAAGTATGGAACAGTAATTTAGCATACTCTGGCGGAACACTAGTCCAGTACAACAATGTTAAATACGAAGCCAACTGGTGGACACAAAATCAAAACCCAGAGCAAAACTCTGGCCAGTGGCAAGTTTGGACCAACCTTGGTAATTGCCAGTAA
- a CDS encoding GNAT family N-acetyltransferase gives MDIRAAQLEDITQIITLVTGQSDIFLGKEQTELPSWFINTFSPTYFAKRFSSDTFYNYVCTDGEKILGYISLKYTGHLVHLFVEPHQHRSGIGKALWQHVSQLCPAQLITVRASLNAVPFYLKMGFSIAGKAEEKEGLAYQPMEYVKELEQKPAHRC, from the coding sequence GTGGACATTCGGGCAGCGCAACTGGAAGACATCACACAAATTATCACACTGGTAACCGGCCAATCCGATATATTTCTTGGTAAAGAACAAACAGAGTTACCAAGTTGGTTTATCAATACCTTTAGCCCCACCTACTTTGCCAAGCGATTCAGCTCGGACACCTTTTATAATTACGTCTGCACAGACGGTGAAAAAATCCTCGGTTATATCTCACTAAAATACACTGGTCACTTAGTACACCTGTTCGTTGAACCACACCAACATCGCTCCGGCATCGGCAAAGCACTGTGGCAACATGTCAGCCAACTCTGCCCGGCACAATTAATTACCGTGCGCGCCTCTCTAAATGCCGTCCCCTTCTACTTAAAAATGGGATTTAGTATTGCGGGGAAAGCCGAAGAAAAAGAAGGCTTAGCCTACCAACCAATGGAATATGTAAAAGAGCTAGAACAAAAGCCAGCCCACCGATGTTAA